The following are from one region of the Hydrogenophaga sp. BPS33 genome:
- a CDS encoding glycosyltransferase family 2 protein — protein sequence MHITAIILTYNEAIHIERAICSIQPFADQICVVDSGSADDTRDIARELGAEVHTHAFVNQAKQFQWALDTLDIRGQWVLRLDADEIIEPDLAERIATELPELPADVVGVNFKRKHIFMDRWVRHGGRYPLVMLRLWRHGHGRIEDRWMDEHMVVWGGRTVTFEGGFADHNLHDLGYFTDKHNKYATREAIEVLNQRLHLFARDEALNAHSASAQAALKRWVKERIYNRIPFTLSATLYFLWRYLFQLGFLDGRSGLVYHFLQGYWYRFLVGAKVMELERAVAHLHDKNQICAELSRLTGHRLVAAQPEAAAVPNVHPDPLATRT from the coding sequence GCTCGATACAGCCCTTCGCGGACCAGATCTGCGTGGTCGACTCCGGCTCCGCCGACGACACGCGCGACATCGCCCGCGAGCTCGGGGCCGAAGTCCACACCCACGCCTTCGTCAACCAGGCCAAGCAGTTCCAGTGGGCACTGGACACGCTGGACATCCGCGGCCAGTGGGTGCTGCGGCTGGACGCCGACGAGATCATCGAGCCCGACCTGGCCGAGCGCATCGCCACCGAACTGCCCGAACTGCCGGCCGACGTGGTCGGTGTCAACTTCAAGCGCAAGCACATCTTCATGGACCGCTGGGTGCGCCACGGCGGGCGTTACCCGCTGGTGATGCTGCGCCTGTGGCGCCATGGCCATGGCCGCATCGAAGACCGCTGGATGGACGAGCACATGGTGGTCTGGGGCGGGCGCACCGTGACCTTCGAAGGCGGCTTTGCCGACCACAACCTGCACGACCTGGGCTACTTCACCGACAAGCACAACAAGTACGCCACGCGCGAAGCCATCGAGGTGCTCAACCAGCGCCTGCACCTGTTCGCCCGCGACGAGGCGCTCAACGCGCACAGCGCCTCGGCCCAGGCCGCGCTCAAGCGCTGGGTGAAGGAGCGGATCTACAACCGCATCCCGTTCACGCTCAGCGCCACGCTGTACTTCCTGTGGCGCTACCTCTTCCAGCTCGGTTTTCTCGATGGCCGCAGCGGCCTGGTCTACCACTTCCTGCAGGGCTACTGGTACCGCTTCCTGGTCGGCGCGAAGGTGATGGAGCTCGAGCGCGCCGTGGCCCACCTGCACGACAAGAACCAGATCTGCGCCGAACTCAGCCGGCTCACCGGCCACCGCCTGGTGGCCGCCCAACCCGAAGCGGCGGCGGTGCCGAACGTCCACCCCGACCCGCTGGCCACCCGAACTTGA
- a CDS encoding GumC family protein → MAYHPSHPMPAAPGPRGGLALHRDGALSNHLLVRDEAGMPTEDRIDLKAIWRVLAKYKWSIVGVTLLCTVGALVYTLRITPQYRSSVMLQIDRNAQKVVGFSNEVEVDEGPLADQLQLRTQIELLKSRSLAERVIQELGLYKGDTTTAPAPESVTAAVAAAKAADDPVNQVTGFFGKLLNNLRILFGPAQSDPATLSRTGTVAQFSKSLSVEPVRNSRLVQVSVLNPDPEMAARIANSVAKTFMASNIERKLDSSIYARQFLEEQIKETKAKLEESERVINQYAKKNEILNLGDKGSAATQTFVDFSAALGKAQQDRIRAETLYNQVKLNPESAPQAVTNEAIRAYKEQRAKLEAEYAKNQAVFKPDYPAMVQARAQIADLEARIKTEVNNILASIQAQYLAAKKTEDQIQGKVAASRSEVLTVQDRSVDMNLLSRELDTNRQVYDSLLQRLKEVSVTAGITANNVSIVDQASAPLFPAAPNVKANLGLGALLGMFLGMLVALLREQLDDSVKSANDIENQYQLPLLGLIPFTKAEKHHTEPVAMLAHREPRGTFAESYRSARTALQFSTPEGAPQHFMVTSCGKSEGKTTTALALAINFAQLGQKVLLIDADMRKGWMHKMLNLSNERGLSDLLGSNRHHDLSATVKETIIPNLAVITAGHIPPDPVELLMGPRLGELLEKAQAQGYQHVVIDGPPLLGIADAIVLGNQVQNIVFAVKAGATRKDGIKDALRRLRNAGLAPMGVVLTHARNEHTSDYAYADYYGDGYTDLTTPHPSRTHEPSAHHPGNSPVPLPGKSRIEPTLDPYAT, encoded by the coding sequence ATGGCCTACCACCCATCCCATCCCATGCCCGCCGCGCCCGGCCCGCGCGGCGGCCTGGCACTGCACCGTGACGGCGCCCTCTCCAACCACCTGCTGGTGCGCGACGAAGCCGGCATGCCCACCGAAGACCGCATCGACCTCAAAGCCATCTGGCGCGTGCTCGCCAAATACAAGTGGTCCATCGTCGGCGTCACGCTGCTGTGCACCGTGGGCGCGCTGGTCTACACCCTGCGCATCACGCCGCAGTACCGCAGCAGCGTCATGCTGCAGATCGACCGCAACGCCCAGAAGGTGGTGGGCTTCAGCAACGAGGTGGAAGTGGACGAAGGCCCGCTGGCCGACCAACTGCAACTGCGCACCCAGATCGAACTGCTCAAGAGCCGCAGCCTGGCCGAGCGCGTGATCCAGGAGCTGGGCCTGTACAAAGGAGACACCACCACCGCGCCGGCACCGGAGTCCGTCACCGCCGCGGTGGCCGCCGCGAAGGCCGCCGACGACCCGGTGAACCAGGTCACGGGCTTCTTCGGCAAACTGCTGAACAACCTGCGCATCCTCTTCGGCCCCGCGCAGTCCGACCCCGCCACGCTCAGCCGCACCGGCACCGTGGCGCAGTTCTCCAAGTCGCTCAGCGTAGAGCCGGTGCGCAACTCGCGCCTGGTGCAGGTGAGCGTGCTCAACCCCGACCCGGAGATGGCTGCGCGCATCGCCAACAGCGTGGCCAAGACCTTCATGGCCAGCAACATCGAACGCAAGCTCGACTCGTCGATCTACGCGCGCCAGTTCCTCGAAGAGCAGATCAAGGAAACCAAGGCCAAGCTGGAAGAGAGCGAGCGCGTGATCAACCAGTACGCGAAGAAGAACGAGATCCTGAACCTGGGCGACAAGGGCAGCGCCGCCACCCAGACCTTCGTGGACTTCTCCGCCGCGCTGGGCAAGGCGCAGCAAGACCGCATCCGCGCCGAGACGCTCTACAACCAGGTCAAGCTCAACCCCGAGAGCGCGCCGCAGGCCGTGACCAACGAAGCCATTCGCGCCTACAAGGAACAGCGCGCCAAACTCGAAGCCGAGTACGCCAAGAACCAGGCCGTGTTCAAGCCCGACTACCCCGCCATGGTGCAGGCCCGCGCGCAGATCGCCGACCTGGAAGCGCGCATCAAGACCGAGGTGAACAACATCCTCGCCAGCATCCAGGCGCAGTACCTGGCGGCCAAGAAAACCGAAGACCAGATCCAGGGCAAGGTGGCCGCCAGCCGCAGCGAAGTGCTCACCGTGCAAGACCGCAGCGTGGACATGAACCTGCTCAGCCGCGAGCTCGACACCAACCGGCAGGTGTACGACAGCCTGCTGCAGCGCCTGAAAGAGGTGAGCGTGACCGCCGGCATCACCGCCAACAACGTGAGCATCGTCGACCAGGCCTCGGCACCGCTGTTCCCCGCCGCGCCGAACGTCAAGGCCAACCTCGGCCTGGGTGCGCTGCTGGGCATGTTCCTGGGCATGCTGGTGGCGCTGCTGCGCGAACAGCTCGACGACTCGGTGAAGAGCGCCAACGACATCGAGAACCAGTACCAGTTGCCGCTGCTCGGCCTGATTCCATTCACCAAAGCCGAGAAGCACCACACCGAACCCGTGGCCATGCTGGCCCACCGCGAGCCGCGCGGCACCTTCGCCGAGTCGTACCGCTCTGCGCGCACCGCGCTGCAGTTCAGCACCCCCGAAGGCGCGCCGCAGCACTTCATGGTGACCAGTTGCGGCAAGAGCGAAGGCAAGACCACCACCGCACTCGCGCTGGCCATCAACTTCGCGCAGCTCGGCCAGAAGGTGCTGCTGATCGACGCCGACATGCGCAAGGGCTGGATGCACAAGATGCTCAACCTGTCCAACGAGCGCGGGCTCTCCGACCTGCTGGGCAGCAACCGGCACCACGACCTCAGCGCGACGGTCAAGGAAACCATCATCCCCAACCTGGCCGTGATCACCGCCGGGCACATCCCGCCCGACCCGGTGGAACTGCTCATGGGTCCCCGGCTGGGCGAACTGCTGGAGAAGGCACAGGCCCAGGGTTACCAGCACGTGGTGATCGACGGTCCGCCCTTGCTCGGCATTGCCGACGCGATCGTGCTGGGCAACCAGGTGCAGAACATCGTGTTCGCGGTCAAGGCCGGCGCCACGCGCAAGGACGGCATCAAGGACGCGCTGCGCCGCCTGCGCAACGCGGGCCTGGCGCCCATGGGAGTGGTGCTCACGCACGCGCGCAACGAACACACCAGCGATTACGCCTACGCCGACTACTACGGCGACGGCTATACCGACCTGACGACACCGCACCCTTCGCGCACGCACGAACCTTCAGCCCACCACCCCGGCAACAGCCCCGTGCCGCTGCCCGGCAAGTCGCGCATCGAGCCCACGCTGGACCCCTACGCCACATGA
- the fic gene encoding protein adenylyltransferase Fic produces MKNAAPAWHPEQPHNELPALPPVHELESRAVLKACIEARAALAELKQAAELIPNQAMLINTIPLLEAKDSSEIENIVTTTDQLFQYAQGHDNADPATKEALRYRTALHQGFQSLKARPLCTATAVNVCRTLKGVDMDIRRTPGTQLANDRTGEVVYTPPEGQARLRDMLANWERFLHNQTELDPLIRMAVGHYQFEAIHPFTDGNGRTGRVLNILYLIQEELLSLPILYLSRHVIAHKADYYRLLLSVTRDEAWEPWLIFMLQAVAETSKWTTGKIAAIRALAEHTTEHVRARLPKIYTRELVDVIFEQPYCRIGNLVDKGIAQRQAASRYLHDLATLGVLREMPFGKEKLFIHPKLMQLLSRDSNQFQSYA; encoded by the coding sequence ATGAAAAATGCCGCCCCCGCCTGGCACCCCGAGCAGCCTCACAACGAATTGCCCGCGCTGCCTCCAGTGCACGAGCTGGAAAGCCGGGCCGTGCTCAAAGCCTGCATCGAGGCGCGCGCCGCCCTGGCCGAGCTCAAACAGGCGGCTGAACTGATCCCCAATCAGGCGATGCTGATCAACACCATTCCGCTGCTGGAAGCCAAAGACAGCTCGGAAATTGAAAACATCGTGACCACGACAGACCAGTTGTTTCAGTACGCGCAAGGCCACGACAACGCCGACCCAGCCACCAAAGAGGCGCTGCGCTACCGCACCGCGCTACACCAAGGCTTTCAGTCGCTCAAGGCGCGCCCGCTGTGCACCGCCACCGCCGTGAACGTTTGCCGCACGCTCAAGGGGGTGGACATGGACATTCGCCGCACACCGGGCACCCAGCTCGCCAACGACCGCACCGGCGAAGTGGTGTACACCCCGCCCGAAGGCCAAGCCCGCTTGCGCGACATGTTGGCCAACTGGGAGCGTTTTCTGCACAACCAGACCGAACTGGACCCTTTGATCCGCATGGCAGTGGGTCACTACCAGTTCGAAGCCATACACCCCTTCACCGACGGCAACGGCCGCACCGGCCGCGTGCTCAACATCCTGTACCTCATCCAGGAAGAGTTGTTGAGCCTGCCCATCCTGTACCTGAGCCGCCATGTGATCGCCCACAAGGCCGACTACTACCGCCTGCTGCTCAGCGTCACCAGAGACGAGGCCTGGGAACCGTGGCTGATCTTCATGCTGCAAGCAGTCGCCGAGACGTCCAAGTGGACCACGGGCAAGATTGCCGCCATCCGCGCGCTGGCCGAGCACACCACCGAACACGTGCGCGCGCGCCTGCCCAAGATCTACACCCGTGAGCTGGTGGACGTGATCTTTGAGCAGCCCTACTGCCGCATCGGCAACCTGGTAGACAAAGGCATTGCCCAGCGGCAGGCCGCCTCACGCTACCTCCACGATCTTGCCACCCTGGGCGTGCTGCGCGAAATGCCGTTTGGCAAGGAGAAGCTTTTTATCCATCCCAAGCTGATGCAACTGCTCAGCAGGGACAGTAACCAATTCCAGTCTTACGCCTGA
- a CDS encoding glycosyltransferase WbuB, with amino-acid sequence MKILVYGINFAPELTGIGKYTGEMARWLAHAGHEVRAIAAPPYYPAWQVGEGHSARRYRTEMWEGVRVTRCPLWVPQQPGGLKRLLHLGSFALGSLPALLAQWRWKPDVVWVVEPPLMCAPAAVAFASLRGARSWLHIQDYEVDAAFDLGLIQGAVLRRWVERAERWLMRRFDRVSTISGRMVERARHKGVEAQRIVHFPNWVDIGGVAPLAAPSPYRAELGLAPDAVVALYTGNMGNKQGLEILADVARLVRDDPRIQFVFGGNGSGRADLQARCAGLNHVRFLDLQPLERLSDWLGLADVHLLPQRADAADLVMPSKLTGMLASGRAVLATAHADTELCRVVEQDAACGVVVPPENPIAMAEALRALAADPARRATLGTLGRRYAEAELGQDAILRRFETQLQDLLLDGSVVQDRPAPL; translated from the coding sequence GTGAAGATCCTGGTCTACGGCATCAACTTCGCGCCCGAGCTCACCGGCATCGGCAAATACACCGGCGAGATGGCGCGCTGGCTGGCCCACGCCGGGCACGAGGTGCGTGCCATCGCCGCGCCGCCCTACTACCCGGCCTGGCAGGTGGGCGAGGGCCACAGCGCGCGCCGTTACCGCACCGAGATGTGGGAAGGCGTGCGCGTGACGCGTTGCCCGCTTTGGGTACCGCAACAGCCCGGCGGTTTGAAGCGCCTGCTCCACCTGGGCAGCTTCGCGCTCGGCAGCCTGCCGGCGCTGCTCGCGCAATGGCGCTGGAAGCCCGACGTGGTGTGGGTCGTGGAGCCACCGCTCATGTGCGCGCCGGCCGCCGTGGCCTTCGCGTCGCTGCGCGGCGCCAGGAGCTGGCTGCACATTCAGGACTACGAGGTGGACGCGGCCTTCGACCTCGGCCTCATCCAAGGCGCTGTGCTGCGCCGCTGGGTCGAGCGCGCCGAGCGCTGGCTCATGCGCCGTTTCGACCGGGTCTCCACCATTTCCGGCCGCATGGTGGAGCGCGCGCGCCACAAGGGCGTGGAGGCGCAGCGCATCGTGCATTTTCCGAACTGGGTCGACATCGGCGGCGTCGCGCCGCTGGCCGCGCCCAGCCCCTACCGCGCAGAACTCGGGCTCGCGCCCGATGCCGTGGTGGCCCTCTACACCGGCAACATGGGCAACAAACAAGGTCTGGAGATCCTGGCCGACGTGGCCCGCCTGGTGCGGGACGATCCGCGTATCCAGTTCGTGTTCGGCGGCAACGGCTCGGGCCGCGCCGATCTGCAGGCGCGCTGCGCGGGCCTGAACCACGTGCGCTTTCTCGACCTGCAACCGCTGGAACGCCTGAGCGACTGGCTGGGCCTGGCCGACGTGCATTTGTTACCGCAGCGCGCCGATGCGGCCGACCTGGTGATGCCCTCCAAGCTCACCGGCATGCTCGCCAGCGGACGCGCCGTGCTGGCCACCGCGCACGCGGACACCGAACTGTGCCGCGTGGTCGAACAGGACGCGGCCTGCGGCGTGGTGGTGCCGCCCGAGAACCCGATCGCCATGGCCGAGGCGCTGCGCGCCCTGGCCGCCGACCCGGCCCGCCGCGCCACGCTGGGCACGCTGGGCCGGCGCTACGCCGAAGCCGAACTGGGCCAGGACGCGATCCTGCGCCGGTTTGAAACGCAGCTGCAGGATTTGCTGCTGGATGGCAGCGTTGTACAGGATCGGCCTGCACCGCTATGA
- a CDS encoding J domain-containing protein, with the protein MTARAPQGRNLLLKLLDFERSPGRYPVALREPRPLFDHVHSVMQLAAGRPVDGLRVAAANEHELQRAARFFVRTVLLRPGADPLTLLGLHPGFEPEQLREHYRLMIRLTHPDFVAQGERWPADAATRINLAKDMLSSPQMVAGHATTQAPAQMGGAPAWEPAARVARIKHPPRSRPMMLPKPGASTAQQDPHARTAGWGPGGSSNDDHWAAPRRRWTLRAKLALIGMGALLMTGVLLFT; encoded by the coding sequence ATGACTGCGAGGGCGCCCCAAGGGCGCAACCTGTTGCTCAAACTGCTGGACTTCGAGCGCTCCCCCGGCCGCTACCCGGTGGCCCTGCGCGAGCCCCGGCCGCTGTTCGACCACGTTCACAGCGTGATGCAACTCGCCGCCGGCCGCCCGGTGGACGGCCTGCGCGTGGCGGCGGCCAACGAACACGAGCTGCAACGCGCGGCGCGCTTCTTCGTGCGCACGGTCCTGCTGCGCCCGGGTGCCGACCCGCTCACCTTGCTCGGCCTGCACCCTGGTTTCGAGCCCGAGCAACTGCGCGAGCACTACCGTCTGATGATCCGCCTGACCCATCCAGACTTCGTGGCGCAGGGCGAGCGCTGGCCCGCCGATGCCGCCACGCGCATCAACCTGGCGAAGGACATGCTGTCGTCGCCACAGATGGTGGCCGGCCACGCCACCACGCAAGCTCCCGCGCAGATGGGCGGCGCACCGGCCTGGGAGCCTGCCGCCAGGGTGGCGCGCATCAAGCACCCTCCACGCTCCCGGCCCATGATGCTGCCCAAGCCCGGCGCGAGTACTGCGCAGCAAGACCCGCACGCACGCACGGCCGGCTGGGGCCCAGGCGGCAGCAGCAACGACGACCACTGGGCCGCGCCCCGGCGCCGCTGGACCCTGCGCGCCAAGCTCGCACTGATCGGCATGGGCGCCTTGCTCATGACGGGCGTCCTGCTGTTCACCTGA
- the pcp gene encoding pyroglutamyl-peptidase I — protein sequence MPARRRPTSPPSHTVLLTGFDAFGGATVNPSWQAVQALHGERLQDHPVVAAQLPTVFGESLRCLTALLEAHRPALVICVGQAGGRGAISLERVAINIDDAPMADNAGARPVDAPVRRGAPPAYFTGLPIKSMLAELQAAGLAAEVSQTAGTFVCNHVFYGLMHALTTRRSLRHTRGGFVHVPWLPEQGTPGMPLDDIVRGLRLAVQCALRVRKDAALAAGATH from the coding sequence ATGCCCGCCCGCCGACGCCCGACCTCCCCGCCGTCCCATACGGTTCTGCTCACTGGTTTCGACGCCTTCGGCGGCGCAACCGTGAACCCGAGTTGGCAGGCCGTGCAGGCCCTGCACGGTGAGCGACTGCAGGACCACCCGGTGGTGGCGGCGCAACTGCCCACCGTGTTCGGCGAATCCTTGCGCTGCCTGACGGCGCTGCTGGAGGCCCACCGACCCGCGCTCGTGATCTGCGTGGGCCAGGCCGGCGGACGTGGGGCTATCTCGCTCGAGCGCGTGGCCATCAACATCGACGACGCGCCGATGGCCGACAACGCGGGCGCTCGGCCTGTCGATGCACCGGTGCGGCGCGGTGCGCCCCCCGCCTACTTCACCGGCCTGCCCATCAAGTCCATGCTCGCCGAACTGCAGGCGGCCGGGCTCGCGGCCGAAGTCTCGCAGACGGCCGGCACCTTCGTCTGCAACCACGTGTTCTACGGCCTGATGCACGCCCTGACCACCCGCCGCAGCTTGCGCCACACGCGCGGCGGCTTCGTGCACGTGCCCTGGCTGCCCGAACAGGGCACGCCCGGCATGCCGTTGGACGACATCGTGCGTGGCCTGCGACTGGCCGTGCAGTGCGCGTTGCGGGTGCGGAAGGACGCGGCGCTGGCGGCGGGTGCCACGCATTGA
- a CDS encoding polysaccharide biosynthesis/export family protein, producing the protein MTQTQLTDATRHTIAAIALLLAIPVQAQTTDTGAIAQPVVARSASSVESMGAPLAAPNTAGADYKITANDLMEFDVFGVPDMKRDVRVNASGEISLPLIGQVPVAGLTAQAAEDRIAAKYKEKYLQDPQVSLFIKEFTTQRVAIEGAVLRPGIYPMTGQLTLLRALALSGGFAPYADLKQIVVYRNEAGGQREQTTYDLDKVRSGAVPDPSIRSDDVIVVQRDGRRTALRDSLFRDVLDTLNPFK; encoded by the coding sequence ATGACCCAGACCCAGCTCACCGACGCCACGCGCCACACCATCGCAGCGATCGCCCTGCTGCTAGCGATCCCCGTCCAGGCACAAACCACCGACACCGGCGCCATCGCCCAACCGGTGGTCGCGCGCAGCGCCTCCAGCGTGGAGAGCATGGGCGCGCCGCTGGCCGCGCCCAACACCGCCGGCGCCGACTACAAGATCACCGCCAACGACCTGATGGAGTTCGACGTGTTCGGCGTGCCCGACATGAAACGCGACGTGCGCGTGAACGCCTCGGGCGAAATCTCGCTGCCGCTCATTGGACAGGTGCCGGTGGCCGGACTCACCGCGCAAGCCGCCGAAGACCGCATTGCCGCCAAGTACAAGGAGAAGTACCTGCAAGACCCGCAGGTCTCGCTCTTCATCAAGGAGTTCACCACGCAGCGCGTGGCCATCGAAGGCGCGGTGCTGCGCCCGGGCATCTACCCCATGACCGGGCAGCTCACGCTGCTGCGGGCCCTGGCGCTCTCCGGCGGCTTCGCGCCCTATGCCGACCTGAAGCAGATCGTGGTCTACCGCAACGAGGCCGGCGGCCAGCGCGAGCAAACCACCTACGACCTCGACAAGGTGCGCTCCGGCGCCGTGCCCGACCCTTCCATCCGATCGGACGACGTCATCGTCGTCCAGCGCGACGGCCGCCGCACGGCCCTGCGCGACTCGCTCTTCCGCGACGTGCTCGACACGCTCAACCCCTTCAAATAA
- a CDS encoding TRAP transporter substrate-binding protein — MQTPHSWRCAHDIVADSALNVLLREFLPDMERLSGGQLTVSLHPDGELGGPDDMVDMLARNEIQMHPVSGMILSRLTPVVAIEGFPFAFGTSKEACAAMAGAPGDRVRDALRQLGIHAFRAVLPQGLNHVFSRGRRIERATDLDGLRIRVGNSPYLKDLYRSLGCDPQPVDLQHVTAALADGRAEGVEMTINSVERSPRHRHMDHIAMVGIRFACFWLCVNLDAWQMLDAPTQERLEAHFETLAARYSEDMDRLHEESLSVLESKGYTVTEVHREGLVTRLKESGFIERWRAHAGIAHTEEPS, encoded by the coding sequence ATGCAAACACCTCATTCCTGGCGCTGCGCCCACGACATCGTGGCAGACAGCGCGCTGAACGTGCTGCTCCGCGAGTTTCTGCCCGACATGGAGCGGCTAAGCGGTGGCCAGTTGACCGTCAGCCTGCACCCCGATGGCGAATTGGGCGGCCCCGACGACATGGTGGACATGCTGGCTCGCAATGAGATCCAGATGCACCCGGTGTCCGGCATGATCCTGTCGCGCCTGACACCGGTGGTCGCCATCGAGGGATTTCCGTTTGCCTTCGGCACCAGCAAAGAGGCCTGCGCCGCCATGGCGGGCGCACCCGGCGACCGGGTGCGCGATGCCTTGCGCCAGCTGGGCATCCACGCCTTCAGGGCCGTGCTGCCGCAAGGCTTGAACCATGTGTTCAGCCGTGGCCGGCGCATCGAGCGCGCGACCGATCTCGATGGCCTGCGCATTCGCGTTGGCAACTCGCCGTACCTGAAAGACCTCTACCGCTCCCTGGGTTGCGATCCGCAGCCGGTCGACCTGCAACACGTGACCGCGGCGCTGGCCGACGGCCGGGCCGAGGGGGTGGAGATGACCATCAACAGCGTGGAGCGCAGCCCCCGCCACCGCCACATGGACCACATCGCGATGGTCGGCATTCGGTTCGCGTGCTTCTGGCTGTGCGTGAACCTGGACGCGTGGCAGATGCTCGATGCGCCCACACAGGAACGCCTGGAAGCGCATTTCGAGACGCTGGCCGCGCGCTACTCCGAAGACATGGACCGCCTGCACGAAGAAAGCCTGAGCGTGCTGGAAAGCAAGGGCTACACCGTCACCGAGGTCCACCGCGAAGGATTGGTCACGCGCCTGAAAGAGAGTGGATTCATCGAACGCTGGCGCGCGCATGCAGGCATTGCCCACACCGAGGAGCCATCATGA
- a CDS encoding tyrosine-protein phosphatase, whose amino-acid sequence MIDLHCHILPGIDDGSKSLEQSLEMARIAVDDGIHTLACTPHIYPGMYMNDGPGIERARDALQAQLDEHGIALKLVVGADVHLVPGLVEGLRSGRVPTLNRSRYFLLEPSHTTPPPRLEASVLQLISAGYTPIVTHPERLSWVESHYPVFQRLIAQGAWMQVTAGALTGVFGSRARYWGERFIGEGHTHLLATDAHSTGRRLPRLTPALAVVRRLVGEAEAQRLVVERPQAVLNNLAPQDHAIAPRQVGGLASVKRWWSELRPT is encoded by the coding sequence ATGATCGACCTGCACTGCCACATCCTGCCGGGCATCGACGACGGGTCGAAGTCGCTGGAGCAGTCGCTGGAGATGGCGCGCATTGCCGTGGACGACGGCATCCACACCCTGGCCTGCACGCCGCATATCTACCCGGGCATGTACATGAACGACGGCCCGGGCATCGAACGCGCGCGCGACGCGCTGCAGGCGCAACTCGACGAACACGGCATTGCCCTGAAGCTCGTGGTCGGGGCGGACGTGCACCTCGTGCCCGGCCTCGTCGAAGGCCTGCGCAGCGGGCGCGTGCCCACGCTGAACCGCTCGCGCTACTTCCTGCTGGAGCCCTCGCACACGACGCCACCACCCCGGCTGGAGGCGTCGGTGCTGCAGTTGATCTCTGCGGGCTACACCCCCATCGTCACGCACCCCGAGCGGCTGAGCTGGGTCGAGAGCCACTACCCCGTGTTCCAGCGGCTGATCGCACAAGGCGCCTGGATGCAGGTGACAGCGGGCGCGCTGACGGGGGTGTTCGGGAGTCGTGCGCGGTACTGGGGTGAGCGGTTCATTGGGGAAGGGCACACGCATTTGCTGGCGACGGACGCGCATTCGACCGGGCGGCGCTTGCCCCGCTTGACGCCGGCGTTGGCGGTGGTGCGGCGCTTGGTGGGAGAAGCAGAGGCACAGCGCCTGGTGGTGGAGCGACCGCAGGCGGTGTTGAACAACCTCGCGCCGCAAGACCATGCGATTGCGCCTCGCCAGGTGGGTGGGCTTGCGAGCGTCAAGCGCTGGTGGTCGGAACTGCGGCCGACCTGA
- a CDS encoding Bug family tripartite tricarboxylate transporter substrate binding protein: MISRRKTLQGLAGASLLGHSLLANANPNYPERPVRLVVAKPPGGLDDRVARAIHVEVEKVLRQPLVIENIAGGQGIIGTQNLIRAQPDGYKIMLLNTKQQITAGAVMEKTPYDLTKDVTPIIAFASYRSAIIAHTSMAGTFQDMLRFAKSNPGKVLYASAGVGTTGHLILAVAAQQAGADMLHVPYQGGGPASAAIMAGQAHLFYSDMTTALHAARTGRARIVAQSGTTRYREAPDAPLFSELGYNQFSNGSISLVGPAGMDPAVVEKIQAAVRQACAQPALIELLQNVGVEVDLVNGAGLRKEIEDTAAQWGPQAKAVLASAGK; encoded by the coding sequence ATGATTTCAAGACGCAAGACCCTCCAAGGCCTGGCAGGCGCGAGCCTGCTGGGGCACAGCCTCCTGGCGAACGCGAACCCCAACTACCCCGAGCGGCCCGTACGGCTGGTGGTGGCCAAGCCCCCGGGAGGTCTGGACGACCGGGTCGCGCGCGCCATTCACGTCGAAGTGGAGAAGGTGCTGCGCCAACCTTTGGTGATCGAGAACATCGCCGGCGGCCAAGGGATCATTGGCACGCAGAACCTGATCCGCGCGCAACCCGATGGGTACAAGATCATGCTGCTCAACACCAAGCAGCAGATCACCGCTGGCGCCGTGATGGAGAAGACGCCCTACGACCTGACGAAGGACGTCACACCCATCATCGCGTTCGCGAGCTACCGCTCCGCCATCATTGCGCACACCAGCATGGCCGGCACCTTCCAGGACATGCTGCGTTTCGCGAAGAGCAACCCCGGCAAAGTGCTGTACGCCTCCGCTGGCGTGGGCACCACCGGCCACCTGATTCTCGCGGTAGCGGCCCAGCAGGCGGGCGCGGACATGCTGCACGTGCCCTACCAGGGCGGTGGCCCGGCTTCGGCCGCCATCATGGCCGGGCAAGCGCATCTGTTCTATTCGGACATGACGACCGCCTTGCACGCCGCACGAACAGGCCGCGCCCGGATCGTGGCGCAGTCCGGCACCACGCGGTACAGGGAAGCGCCGGATGCGCCGCTGTTTTCCGAGCTGGGCTACAACCAGTTCAGCAATGGCTCGATCTCGCTCGTCGGCCCGGCCGGCATGGACCCGGCGGTGGTCGAGAAGATTCAAGCCGCCGTGCGCCAGGCCTGTGCGCAACCCGCGCTGATCGAGCTGCTGCAGAACGTGGGTGTGGAAGTCGATCTGGTGAACGGCGCGGGTCTGCGCAAGGAGATCGAAGACACGGCGGCGCAATGGGGGCCGCAGGCGAAGGCGGTGTTGGCTTCGGCGGGGAAGTAG